From Montipora foliosa isolate CH-2021 chromosome 6, ASM3666993v2, whole genome shotgun sequence, a single genomic window includes:
- the LOC138005788 gene encoding uncharacterized protein, with translation MSFCDTQDNLSAKEREALTKLRVNTKVNIKRADKGNTTVVMDTQRKITKGHDQVCDTNYYTPLQEPIVTSTANKVKLIVNKLYVNKHIDETTFKWLNNSQNPPRIPEFYTLTKIHKPNLAGRPTVSGNGGPTERISSFIDSLLQPIIKKQ, from the coding sequence ATGTCGTTCTGCGATACGCAGGACAACCTATCAGCAAAAGAACGAGAAGCCCTTACAAAGCTTCGCGTAAACACGAAGGTGAACATTAAAAGAGCCGATAAGGGAAACACCACAGTCGTTATGGATACTCAGAGAAAAATCACAAAGGGCCATGATCAAGTTTGTGACACAAACTACTACACCCCTCTACAAGAACCAATAGTAACATCAACGGCTAACAAAGTCAAACTCATAGTGAATAAACTGTATGTTAACAAACACATTGACGAAACGACTTTCAAGTGGCTCAACAATAGTCAAAATCCACCCAGAATACCGGAATTCTATACGCTGACTAAAATCCACAAACCCAATTTAGCCGGCAGACCAACAGTTTCCGGAAACGGTGGCCCTACAGAACGCATTTCAAGCTTCATTGACTCGCTCTTACAGCCTATTATTAAGAAACAAtaa
- the LOC138007776 gene encoding melatonin receptor type 1A-like, with product MSLVDKRLAQDLATRLNSTIVIEATSLLIINCLALLGNAFVFILAYRNRRRLTVTDVLIVALSSTDLLVAVTVMPLSHGVIIKGVWFYSQSLCRFQGFCVISFATASLNTFSVIAINRLYCVVKPNQYRTVFSTRNTIGFLIIAWIVTFSFSIPPLLFGADHYTFQPGKVLCVYPFEINTAYTVGLDVAFIVVPTAIMSYCYWRVYRKLRRRNRVMSERAYRLNVREANITKTALVVVFGFAFCWLPVLVIDAIDTATGSLTLPRQLYLFYTFMVFLSSTINPFIYALVSKRFKEELRKVLNQVRLKRNLNESSPRRLEP from the coding sequence ATGTCGCTCGTGGATAAGCGACTTGCGCAAGACCTCGCTACTAGATTAAATTCGACGATCGTAATTGAAGCAACCTCTCTACTAATTATCAACTGCTTAGCCTTGTTAGGTAATGCTTTCGTATTCATCTTGGCTTACAGAAATCGTCGCCGTCTTACTGTAACAGATGTCCTCATAGTCGCTCTTTCCAGCACTGACCTTCTCGTTGCTGTAACAGTGATGCCCTTATCCCATGGAGTGATCATCAAAGGAGTTTGGTTTTACAGCCAATCACTTTGCCGCTTTCAAGGTTTCTGCGTCATATCCTTTGCAACGGCATCTTTGAACACGTTCTCAGTCATCGCCATTAACAGGTTATACTGCGTTGTTAAACCCAATCAGTATCGGACGGTCTTTTCGACCAGAAACACAATCGGATTCCTGATCATCGCCTGGATAGTCACCTTCAGTTTTTCGATTCCGCCACTACTATTCGGAGCAGACCACTACACCTTCCAACCTGGCAAAGTTTTGTGTGTTTACCCGTTCGAGATTAACACTGCATACACCGTTGGTCTCGATGTTGCATTCATCGTCGTTCCAACGGCTATCATGTCCTATTGTTACTGGCGTGTTTATCGCAAGCTTCGGCGACGCAATCGAGTGATGTCAGAAAGAGCGTACCGACTGAACGTTCGAGAAGCCAACATCACTAAAACCGCCCTTGTTGTTGTGTTTGGCTTTGCATTCTGTTGGCTTCCTGTATTGGTCATAGACGCCATCGACACGGCAACAGGTTCTCTTACCCTCCCCCGCCAGCTATACTTGTTCTACACTTTTATGGTCTTTTTATCCTCCACTATCAACCCGTTCATTTATGCTCTTGTTAGCAAGCGATTTAAAGAAGAGCTTCGCAAGGTTCTTAACCAAGTGCGCCTCAAAAGAAACCTTAATGAGTCATCACCAAGACGTTTGGAACCTTAA
- the LOC138007775 gene encoding melatonin receptor type 1A-like: protein MEEELVLVFDKMRVGDKRLAQDIANRPNSLIAIEATALLIINCLALLGNGLVFVVAYRNRRRLTMTDVLIVALSSTDLLVAVTVMPLSDGAIIKGVWIYNQSLCRFHGFCLITFFTASLNSLSLIAINRYYCVLKPNQYRTVFSTRNTICFLVIAWIVTFSFSIPPLIFGSDNYTFQPGKVMCLYPFELNAAYTVALDVTFLAAPTAVMCFCYWRVYRMLWRRNRVMSEKAYRLNVREANITRTALVVVFSMVLCWLPGMVMDVIDFATASLHHPRQLYLFYTFLMFLSSTVNPFIYALFSKRFRKEFRKVLHQVFPQNSLNETSTRISES from the coding sequence ATGGAAGAAGAGCTCGTGTTGGTCTTTGACAAAATGCGTGTAGGGGATAAGCGACTTGCGCAAGACATCGCTAATCGACCGAATTCTCTTATCGCAATTGAAGCAACCGCTCTACTAATTATCAACTGCTTAGCTTTGTTAGGAAATGGTTTGGTGTTCGTCGTGGCTTACAGAAATCGTCGCCGTCTTACTATGACAGATGTTCTCATAGTCGCTCTTTCCAGCACGGACCTTCTCGTTGCTGTAACAGTGATGCCCTTATCCGATGGAGCGATCATCAAAGGGGTTTGGATTTACAACCAATCGCTTTGCCGCTTTCACGGTTTCTGCCTCATAACCTTTTTCACAGCATCTTTAAACAGTTTATCACTCATCGCCATTAACAGATATTACTGCGTTCTTAAACCCAACCAATACCGAACGGTCTTTTCGACCAGAAATACAATTTGTTTCCTTGTCATCGCCTGGATAGTCACCTTCAGTTTTTCGATTCCGCCACTAATATTTGGATCAGACAACTACACCTTCCAACCTGGAAAAGTGATGTGCCTTTACCCCTTCGAGCTTAACGCTGCATACACAGTTGCCCTTGATGTTACATTCCTCGCAGCTCCAACCGCTGTCATGTGCTTCTGTTATTGGCGTGTTTATCGTATGCTTTGGCGACGTAATCGGGTGATGTCAGAAAAAGCCTACAGACTGAACGTTCGAGAAGCCAACATTACTAGAACCGCCCTGGTTGTTGTGTTTAGCATGGTACTCTGTTGGCTTCCCGGTATGGTCATGGATGTGATCGATTTTGCAACAGCTTCCCTACATCACCCGCGCCAACTGTACTTGTTCTACACTTTCCTGATGTTCTTGTCCTCCACTGTCAACCCGTTCATTTATGCTCTTTTTAGCAAGCGATTTAGAAAAGAGTTTCGCAAGGTTCTTCACCAAGTGTTCCCCCAAAATAGCCTGAATGAGACATCAACAAGAATTTCGGAAAGTTAA